The DNA sequence CCAACTCAACGTGCGCTCCAAGCCCAAAGCCCAGTCTTCTACGTTGTACAGTCGATGATCGTTCTCGCTCAGAATATAGACCAGAAAAGCCTCCAATGTCTTGCCAATACTGGTTCCCTGCCACAAATGATGAGTAGGATAGTGCTTGTCCACGCGCTGGGACAAACCGGTCGATTGGAGTAGGCGACTAATCGCCGGTAGATCGCCTACAGGCTCTGCTTTGATCAGCATACAGTTTTCTTATAAAACGCTTTGCGAACTCACTTTCGTCTTACGCGAAAAGACCGTCCCACTTCCCACTTCCGACTTTGCAAATGATTGATGGTTGTTGGTGTTGCGAAGATAGGAAGGCATTAAAGAACGAATGGCTATTTTACTGATTGAATGTACTTAAAAATAGCGCTGATTTCTGCTTTGGAGAGTGTGCCGGCGAAGGAATTCATTACGGTAGGGCCCCATTCCTTCCATCGTTTCAAGGCTCTGGGGTCGCTGGTGGTGATCATATGCTGAGAATTTTCAGTATACCTGGTAAACCACATCTTGGTATATTCTTCCGGACCGCCAAATAGTGCAGGACCAGTAAGATTGGCTTTTAGATTGATAGAATGACAATTTGCACAATGTTCGGCGAATAATTGCTTTGCTTCCTCCACAGTTGGTTCCTCATTACAATTTGGATATGCTTTGGCTCCCAGGAAGTAAAGCGCATATTGCTCTTCCCATAATTGGTTTTGTCTTACTTGCTCCTCGTGCAAAGCACGAACATAAGGTAAATCAATACTGATCTGATTTTCGTAAAGATGTTCCATTCCTAAAAGAGCCTTTAGCTTACGTCGATTAGAGGGCTGTAAATAAAGTTCTACCCTATTTTCGTAACCGACTTGGTAATTGACTTCACCGATAAATAGTTTACCATTTTTGTAGCCTACGGCAACTACTTTTGCAGCCTGATGCAATCGTTGGTACATCCTCTTTTCGTCCAAAACTCCCGGATAGAACAGCTCCCCATCCTCCGTATTCAAGCGATAAATACTTCTAGCGTAAGGCATGACATTGTACAGGTATAATTCATCATACTGAGTACCATTGGGAACCTTCACGGATAATGGAGCCAGGAGCACGGTATCCGTCGCATTCTTTTCGTTACGTCTCGGCCAGTACCAACCTAAATCATCCAGTTCGAAGGTTAAATGGCGCATTCGGTGTGCTTCTCGTTTCCACAAAATTTGGCGATACTCTTCCTTAAGGATCTCCACCTCCTCGTTTTTGGCGGCCAAAGCAGATCTTATTTCTTGCCTTTTCTGATTTATCGCTAGTTCCAACTGAGTCATCCGATCAGCAAGTGTCGTCCTGAGCAATTCTGCGTAAGCGACACCTCCTTTAGTGTTTGTTAATCCCTGAGCGGCAAATCTAGTGAATAGATCGGCTCGCGAATCTGACTTTGCTCGTAAATAGGTGGCTGCTTGCTGGTCTGTTTCCCAAAGATCCTGGTCCAGGTTATTTAAATAAATACCCAAAAGCGTTTCGTCTCCTATACTCAACATCTCTGCCAGGCGCTCCGTAAAAGCGGTCGTCGCTATTAAACTATTAGCAAAATCAGCAGATTTTAATGCCTGTACTTTTCCTGGATCAATTCCGCAGGAGGCCTCCATAACTGGCCATTCCTCAATATCTAATAGTATATCGGATGAATGGTCTGTATCAAATGATTCTGCCGTATATTTACCATTTCTAAGGACATGATGACGATGATAGTAGGGTTCATTTATTTTTAGATGCTGAAATCCCGCTACCAGTTCCAACATCTCTCCCCCTGAGAAAGAGAAATAGAGGCTGTCTGCAAGTCCGATGCTATATTCTTTAAATTCGCCAAAAGGTAATACTGCCGTCAGCTCTTCTGCAAATTCCCTTGGGTGATAAGGAAGATTAGAAAAATCTTCAGGAATAAGAAATGATGCATTATACTCACCTTTCCTCCACCGAATTTTTCCATTTTTTCTAACATTCCC is a window from the Lewinella sp. LCG006 genome containing:
- a CDS encoding cytochrome c, with protein sequence MRSFFLFSCSLLFLFACDTDEKFSETGAFQNVPSEQQFIINVEKDTILFGEEGVRLFLPANSFIYSNGNQVVGEVDITLVEALSIADQLLMDATGENQLGIVKIEAKKEDAVLVVKPQAKLFLQFPTKGLDGNFSMQSGNVRKNGKIRWRKGEYNASFLIPEDFSNLPYHPREFAEELTAVLPFGEFKEYSIGLADSLYFSFSGGEMLELVAGFQHLKINEPYYHRHHVLRNGKYTAESFDTDHSSDILLDIEEWPVMEASCGIDPGKVQALKSADFANSLIATTAFTERLAEMLSIGDETLLGIYLNNLDQDLWETDQQAATYLRAKSDSRADLFTRFAAQGLTNTKGGVAYAELLRTTLADRMTQLELAINQKRQEIRSALAAKNEEVEILKEEYRQILWKREAHRMRHLTFELDDLGWYWPRRNEKNATDTVLLAPLSVKVPNGTQYDELYLYNVMPYARSIYRLNTEDGELFYPGVLDEKRMYQRLHQAAKVVAVGYKNGKLFIGEVNYQVGYENRVELYLQPSNRRKLKALLGMEHLYENQISIDLPYVRALHEEQVRQNQLWEEQYALYFLGAKAYPNCNEEPTVEEAKQLFAEHCANCHSINLKANLTGPALFGGPEEYTKMWFTRYTENSQHMITTSDPRALKRWKEWGPTVMNSFAGTLSKAEISAIFKYIQSVK